In a genomic window of Tenuifilum sp. 4138str:
- a CDS encoding dihydroorotate dehydrogenase-like protein → MSKLKTNYLGIELRNPLIVGASSLTSNIDTLKAIEKAGAGAVVFKSLFEEQIQLEELELENELEEYNERHAEMVKLFPTLKHAGPAEHLAKLKKAKETLGIPVIGSLNAMHPDTWAEYAQAIADTGVDALELNFYTTPKDFEVEGKTIIQSQVEVLQSVKEKIKIPISVKLSPFYTNPLDVIRRFDETEVDGFVLFNRLFQPDIDIDKEELVQTIILSDSSDHRLPLRFTGLLYGNIAADICAATGIMNGNDAVKMILAGADTFQVVSTLYRNGIDHITEMLAQIEGWMNKKGYKSIDDFRGKLAKKNLHDPFAYRRAQYVDILLRSNDIIKTNALK, encoded by the coding sequence ATGTCAAAACTCAAAACTAATTATCTAGGAATAGAGCTGCGGAACCCGCTGATAGTGGGTGCATCGTCGCTCACGTCAAACATCGATACCCTGAAGGCCATTGAGAAGGCTGGAGCGGGTGCCGTTGTTTTTAAATCGCTTTTTGAGGAACAAATCCAGCTTGAGGAGCTGGAGCTGGAGAATGAGCTTGAGGAGTACAACGAGCGCCATGCCGAAATGGTTAAGCTATTTCCAACCCTTAAGCATGCAGGACCGGCCGAACATCTGGCCAAGCTTAAAAAAGCAAAGGAAACGCTTGGAATTCCGGTTATTGGTAGTCTTAACGCCATGCACCCCGATACATGGGCTGAGTATGCTCAAGCCATTGCCGATACCGGTGTCGATGCCCTTGAACTGAACTTTTACACCACCCCCAAGGATTTTGAGGTTGAGGGAAAAACAATCATCCAATCGCAGGTTGAGGTGCTGCAAAGCGTAAAAGAAAAAATTAAAATTCCTATTAGCGTTAAGCTTAGCCCATTCTATACCAACCCATTGGATGTTATTCGGCGGTTCGACGAGACCGAAGTAGATGGCTTTGTTCTGTTCAACAGGCTATTTCAACCCGATATCGATATCGATAAGGAGGAGCTGGTACAAACCATTATCCTCAGCGACTCCTCCGACCACAGGTTACCCTTGCGGTTTACCGGATTGCTTTACGGCAATATTGCTGCCGATATATGTGCTGCCACCGGCATTATGAATGGTAACGATGCCGTTAAGATGATTCTGGCTGGTGCCGATACTTTCCAGGTTGTTAGTACGCTTTACAGGAATGGCATTGACCACATTACCGAGATGCTCGCCCAAATTGAAGGCTGGATGAACAAAAAGGGGTATAAGTCCATTGACGATTTTAGGGGAAAGCTGGCCAAAAAGAACCTACACGATCCATTTGCATACCGCCGTGCCCAGTATGTAGATATCCTGCTCCGCTCCAACGATATTATTAAGACCAATGCCCTGAAGTAA
- the ltrA gene encoding group II intron reverse transcriptase/maturase, with amino-acid sequence MIFVEEQKTQLITRLQVLEAFKRARANGGSAGVDGITTAQVEGNKRKYLYPLWNRMASGSYFPKPVRQSLIPKANGKKRALGIPTVTDRVAQQVIATELEHDNDNRFSRNSFGYRPNRSAHDAVGQCRINCMKYSWVIDLDIKGFFDNIDHELLMKGLRYYTSKKHTLLYCERWLKAPVQLPDGTLKPSEGRGTPQGGVISPILANIFLDIVFDKWMEKHYPDVAFERYADDIVVHCQHFKQALRLLEAIKQRMKDCKLELNREKSKIVYCRRNQKNQPPFKVHYQKFDFLGFTFKPRISMMNGKLKLGFSPAISSRNIARISDEIFKRKIHRWVHFPLSKIAELLNPQIRGWVNYYSRFRKSELRKLFRVINMRLVKWIRNKYRKFRRRHWYNAYKYLWGIAQRYPYLFVHWQFGYLP; translated from the coding sequence ATGATTTTTGTAGAAGAACAAAAGACGCAACTGATAACGAGGTTGCAGGTTCTAGAGGCTTTCAAACGTGCGAGAGCCAATGGCGGAAGTGCTGGTGTTGATGGCATTACCACAGCACAGGTGGAGGGCAACAAGCGCAAGTACCTGTACCCACTATGGAACAGGATGGCGAGCGGGAGTTACTTCCCCAAACCTGTCCGCCAGAGCCTAATTCCCAAAGCCAACGGCAAGAAGAGGGCGTTAGGGATACCCACCGTGACGGATAGGGTAGCGCAACAGGTGATAGCAACAGAGCTGGAGCATGACAACGATAACCGTTTCAGCCGTAACTCGTTCGGGTATCGCCCCAACAGGTCTGCACACGATGCCGTAGGGCAGTGCAGGATTAACTGTATGAAGTACAGTTGGGTTATTGACCTGGACATCAAAGGGTTCTTCGATAACATAGACCACGAGTTGCTCATGAAAGGCTTACGTTACTACACCAGCAAGAAGCATACTCTGCTGTACTGCGAGCGTTGGCTGAAAGCACCTGTCCAACTCCCCGATGGAACGCTCAAGCCGAGCGAGGGAAGGGGTACGCCACAGGGCGGGGTAATTAGCCCTATACTGGCTAACATCTTCCTCGACATCGTGTTTGACAAGTGGATGGAGAAGCACTACCCTGATGTAGCCTTTGAGCGGTACGCTGATGATATTGTGGTGCACTGCCAACATTTCAAGCAGGCGTTACGGCTCTTGGAGGCGATAAAGCAACGCATGAAGGACTGCAAGCTGGAACTGAACAGGGAGAAGTCCAAAATCGTGTACTGTCGCCGAAACCAAAAGAACCAACCCCCGTTCAAGGTTCACTATCAGAAGTTCGACTTCCTAGGGTTCACCTTCAAGCCACGCATCTCTATGATGAATGGCAAACTGAAACTGGGGTTTTCCCCTGCCATCAGCAGTCGGAACATAGCCCGAATTAGTGATGAGATATTCAAGCGAAAGATTCATCGCTGGGTACACTTTCCGCTGAGCAAGATTGCAGAGCTGCTTAATCCCCAAATCAGAGGGTGGGTGAACTACTACTCCAGGTTCCGAAAGTCCGAACTGCGGAAACTATTCCGAGTCATTAACATGCGTTTGGTGAAATGGATACGCAACAAGTATCGTAAATTCAGGCGTCGCCATTGGTACAATGCCTACAAATACCTGTGGGGTATTGCGCAACGCTATCCCTACCTGTTTGTGCATTGGCAATTTGGCTACTTGCCCTGA